The Triticum aestivum cultivar Chinese Spring chromosome 5A, IWGSC CS RefSeq v2.1, whole genome shotgun sequence genomic sequence GCGGCGGCGTCGGCTTCGAGCGGGCGGCGACTCTGGGGCTCAACGGCGCCGGCGAAGTAGATGGGGAGGAGCGGCTCGGCGAGGCGAGTCCGAAGGGGATGGTGGCGTCGGGCGTAGGCGGCGGTGGAACGAGGTGCGACGGCGGCGGATCTCGTCGGAGTTTGGTCTTCGGTGAGGTTTGTGCGAGGCTGTGGGAGGCGATGGTTGCTCCGGTTGGAGGAAAAAGAGGCCGGGCTCCGGGGCGGCTCTATTtatggaggagaggggcggcgagatgcgtggaggagggggcaagaagAGGCCGGCGGCGGCACGGAGGCGACGGTGATGGCGTCGTGgctcgggactccgtcccgagctcggggacgagcggcatgggctagctgggctgggccgcggcctggcaggagctgggccggcccagtcggtgagggaagttctttttttttaaaacattattttccagacaaaaaaataaaagcaaaataattaaaaatattatataggcatataatatatcaaaattttcagaaaaagattttctatgacatgaacatttttataacttccaataaaatccacacaaattcagataaaacaaaaagtgctactggtctattaaaatccaacaaaaatcattttaaaaataccaaaatgatttcaaattaatttttctccaattttctaatgtagggaatcatgttaccctaatttccatatattttatttttggagaaaaataatttgaataaaactcaaataaatccaaattgaaaattaattccaaaaggactttgaatttaattctttgaaactcccaactcatatttcataatttgaagaagtcattttatctcctctcgtgaaaatcattgagttgcttaaagtttctgaattgaaatatttccaaatgaaattcaattgttttcaaataccctttcatttaatttaaatggaagaagtcatatcatcttcactcaagggttttgtatttgaaaagaatttgaattcatggagatcagaaagcaaatatgaaagtttgggaaagtccttttattccctctcatttaactttcaaaagttttgaattcactcactttcactcaatcaatcaaacaatcaatcaaatctatctatttattataacattccaaaatttagaattttgggatgttacacccgcATAGCGGGAAAATATGATTATGATAAAAACAAATGGCGGGAAAAATATCGGAAAATGCTTGTGTAACAGGGTACAAAAATCCCGTATGGCGGGAGAAATTCTGGCAAAGGACTTATCCTATATGATaggagaaagatatgatgactcatgtGCTTTTAATGTGTCTCATTCTCCGAGAAAAGTATGTagtagctattatgctttcctAGTATCGACCTTACACCTTATGTGTAACGGTCATTAAGCACTTAATAAATCCAAAGAGAATAAAAATTACTGACGAACCTAAAGAAaagaatgatatgcaagtgtgacttgcaaaagtactaatgataaagaactctGTTGAGTTTCTAAAATGGAATGAGGAAAAAGTACTCACATACCAGTTAATAGATAACTTCATTTCGTATGAAGTAATCAGATAAATGAAGTAGATAATCAAAATTTCTTCAATTCACAAGAGGTATAAATGGTTTTTCGAAATTGTGGCGgaaaagttcttgccacatttcgagggggagaaagaaatatgaGATAAATTAAGAATGATGATACTCCCCTATACTTTAGATAATGTGATGAACATTATGCATCTAAAGTGATCCATTAATGAAGAATGTGATCATCTGGGGGACTACGACGGTCATAAtaatacccctaaagaaaagaaatagttGTATTCCTGGATCTTTTACAGTTTCGAAAGCAGACTAAAGAATACTAAGACGGTGCttaaagtgccataaagaagaaagtttTAACAGAATAAACCCAAATAATTAAGTTCAAAGATACGCCATTTTTAGTGAAGATGGAGTAATCTGGGGGAGCATGTTGTATGACCTATACAACACCTGTTGTTAGATCTATAAAGGAGGAATGGGTAAACATGGATCTTGTGATAAAGGTCCCTGTAAAAGCTATTATCTCTTGGAAATGAAAGACTATACAATTAATTTGACTCTTGGCAATGACAGAGCAACAACAGCTCCATATGAAAGAAGTGTCAGTATCTGAAACACAGATGGTCTCAAGGAATGAGAAAATCAGATACTTCTGATTACTATAAAGTCTATGTTAGTGAAATTCAAATGGAGGTTGATCCCACCTCATTTAAAGCGCTCAATCGAGCCTTGAGAAGTGTTCGTTTTGTCTAAATGATAAGGGACTATATGCCATGAAATAAAATTGGTGAATCCCGATGATGTTTGGGACTCATAAGTAATTACCAATGGAGCCAGAACAACAGGCTGTAAAGGGTCTACAAGGTCAATGTGACTCCAAAGAAAATATGTAAAGGTGTAAAGCGTGACTTAAATCGAAAGATTTTGTCCAAAGAGAATGAATATATTACAATGAGTGTTAGTGGCACATCATGATCGacatcatgatctgagttacatcaaATGAAAGTAAAGAACACAAGGGATACTGCTTCAAGAAGTCTTTTATGGACTAGAGCAAGTCCCTAGACAATGACATTTAAAGTTAGAATAATCAGATGTTATTTTGGGTTAAAGAAAATAAGAGGACAATTGTATTCATGCAAAGTTATAGAATAGGAAATTCATTCTAATCCTGTGCATGTGGATGACATCCTACTTGCTAGTGGTCATGTCAATCTACTACAGGAGGAGAAAAGAAGTTCTCGTCCTCAAAGTTCAAAAGAATGTCCCAGGTAGAGTGTCTCTCGTTATAATTATCGAGATTCaccaagaaaagaataaaaaagggGGTATTAGGAATGTCGCATGGACATGCTAAGAAAGGTATCTAAAGTATGCATGCGAGAAAAACCTACGCATGTTCTTATAGTCAAGGGTAATGGAATTGGAAACTATGGTGTTCCAAAAGTTGATGAGAAAAGATTGAAAACGGATATGGCAccatatgcttcagctgttggaagctCAATATATTACCCTGACACAGTTCACGTATCCGGGTTGTTTTGGCAATGTCCAGTCCATATATAGATCACTGGAATGGATTCAAAGATATCGACCTCATACTGAAATAAATAAGTGCTCTAAAAAGATTGTGAGTACAAAGAATAGACTTGTGAAATGTATAGCGAAATCCACAATTATCCCTAACTTTCACACTTGGAGTTTttgtgtggaaaagctccaaagaATGAAACAATTATCATCAATGTGATGCAAAGATATGTTGTAGCttgatatgaggctgagggacaggCAAAATGGTTAAGGAGACCTGTACCCGGAGTTGATAATGGTTGACAAACCATTTCAAATTTTTTGctcctatgacaacgagtcaagtattgatgccaaacacactgacacagagttatgcgttgtaaaggagaaagtacggaattatgtagaaatgcttgatgcataaaagcaacagacaagtatttgcagatctacttattaaaggcttaccgtccagtgtgttcggagaacacacagtcgacatgggttttatggtatagtctaagAATTTCGGACAATAAAGAGCCCAAGGTTAAAGAATTTGTTACAAAACAGAAAGGTACGTTGTGGCTGCctgattctatcggcaattgagctgtggcgatgaaacatgttctatgtaccaatatgtgatgaaacaaataaactagaaagtgTAAGGTTgaaagtaaagttgagatcaaggggaagaatgttaggttgatctcttccCGATCGAGCCCAACGGCTCGACGGGCCCTTGACCCGCGCCCTGATCTGGGGCGCCCAACCACACCATGGTTGGTAGGCCCCTGTCGCCACGCTATATAAAGGGGTGGGCCGCACGCAACACAAGATTCACCATGCGTCCAGAACCCCATCTACATCCCTACCAATCTAGGGTTAGCGCGATACGACGGGaagctcaaccaccaccacacacacacacgcccacACCGCCGTCACCGTCCCGCCATAGCAACAGCGGGAGTTCATCAACCCAAGGTGAAGGTAATTCTTGGAATTTCGTCCACAgaatcgatcacatcaaatcaggACGAACACGCACACGAAAACTTTGGCCAAGGATACGTGTCGTGCCccttctttttattcctttttctgttttctctACACACATTACAAAGTTATGCCCTGGCTGCATATATATATGCACAGCCAGCCACCGACCCAACCTAAACCCAATCCTACTCGTACAGAAACTACTACCTAAACACGCCGGACACAAACAAACCCTAACCGGACTCTACTTTACTGGTTAACTCCTATCACAACACGGACTAGTACTTCTGCTACTTGCGTGCAACCAGCCACATGTACTAATCACCGGCTACCTTGTTCACCATTAGTCTAAATCTAGTATAAACTCCTACTACATGACTCAACCAATACTATGACTAGGACAAGATTACCTAACAATCTTCCCCTAATTTTGACATGTCATCTCCTTGCGCTTCCTCTCGTCTTGACTCTTGCAGCTTCGCGACTTGTCGATCCAAACTTTAACGTACAATCTGAACTACAAGCCCATACGATCGCATCTACATGTGCAACATGCAAGACTGGACGCATCATCAGTCTTCACGTCGTTCAACTTAACTGGTCACTGTCCCACTACACGTCGAGCTTGATCTTCAACCGTCATATCCGTACACTGAGTATGACCCGTCTGAAAACATGCAACGCACCTCCTTGCCCTGTCATGTTGTGCCACCGCCATTGCTTGGCCACTGCCTTGCACTCGGTCCACACCATACTCCTTGTACTTGCTTGCAATAGATGCACTCTTCACTGCTTGCACACCTCCTCGCTTTACGATGGCTTCGCCTACCATCGTCCGCCTTCGGCATCACACCGAATCCACACTGGCCGCAACCAGGACGCTCCACGAGGACATGGACATGACTCACGGAACACCATGCACACCGCTTCCACTTTAACAAATCATCACCAAGACGAGCACTTGGACACGACGACGACTCACAGACGCAACGACAACGACTGACCATGCAAACTCGCACGACTCCTTAACTCATCCGACTCCCCAGATGACGATCTTGATGAGCTCCAGCACCGCACCTCGGCACCACCTCGCACATCAACGATCTCCTTCCGCCATCTTGCTGACGACAACCTGTCGTCTCCCTCCTTGTCGCTCCGACGAACGACGATCACTTGTTCCTCCTCTTCGCCGGATCATCCAGCGACTTCATGgcccgccccgaggcgctagtAGATCGCCACCCCGGGACAAGCGCTCGAACCTGAaccttactctgataccaattgttggaatttCGTCCacatgatcgatcacatcaaatcaggACGAACACGCACACGAAAACTTTGGCCAAGGGCACGTGTCGTGCCccttctttttattcctttttctgttttctctACACACGTTACGAAGTTATGCCCTggctgcatatatatatatatgcacagcCAGCCACCGACCCAACCTAAACCCAATCCTACTCGTACAGAAACTACTACCTAAACACGCCGGACACAAACAAATCCTAACCGGACTCTACTTTACTGGTTAACTCCTATCACAACACGGACTAGTACTTCTGCTACTTGCGTGCAACCAGCCACATGTACTAATCACCGGCTACCTTGTTCACCATTAGTCTAAATCTAGTATAAACTCCTACTACATGACTCAACCAATACTATGACTAGAACAAGATTACCTAACAGTAATACCCCATCTGATCCCGCAACTACCGTGGATATCCAACACATGTGATCCTGATGGATTTAACACTACATAGTCAGGGTACTGTCAGTGCGAGTCGCGCATGGATCGGTCTGCAGATCGCATCTGGAAATTATTAACCTGGACTGTGTCCGGGCCGGACTGTGCACAGACAAGGCAACGAACAGATAATAGTTTCCCCGATAATCACAGATAAGCTACGGCTAGTTTTCCAGATTATTTAAGTTTCGAGATATTAATCACAACACACCCATTGTTTCTCGCCCAACGATCGCTGTGCGACTCCAGAAGGTATTATTGCTCTTCTGACGATGATCATGGTCAGGCTTGgtgtggcttcttcttcttcttgctgatGTCCTCGGCTATGGACTCGGCGTCCTCGCAGCTCCCGTAGAGGCCCCTCCTCACCATCCCCGCGCAGTAGAGGCCGTTCTCCCCCTTCCAGTGCTCCGGGAAGCTCCGCCGCGCCATCCCGTCCTCGCCGATCAGCCCATCGTCACTCTGAGAGAACAAAAGGAAAACACATAGATGATCAGGCCGTACGGATCATGAGCGAGTTTGCGTCCCGAATCCCTACGCTGTGCATATATAGTAATAGTAGATCGACATGTCTATTTTCAGGCGTGCACTTTCAGGATGCGTAGCACCGACGGTACATGAACGCACGCGGGCATGTTCCGGAAAGACGAGACCAGGAACCGAGCTGAGTTTTGCTTCTTGGGAAAGTCTCGTCTCTCGTCTCCAAAGCGACATGCATATGCATGCACGAACGTCTTCTCTTAATTTTTTATCAACAAAATGTACAAATTATGAGTCACAACACTGATGAGTCATGAATCATGATGTACCGATCCCTATGCGACCAAGTTGGTACACAGGACGAGTGTGCATTGGTGTTCTATACACACGTGGGCATGTGGCAGCATGAGCTGGATGCATGGACGGATGCGTCTGCAATGGACGTAATAATCTTACCTTGAGCCACTTCTTGGTTGTGCTCCGGTAGCCGGTGGCGAAGACGATGGCATCGAACGGGTGCCGCTTGCCGTCGGCGAACTCCACGACGTTCCCGTGCACAGCCTTCATCGCCGGCAGGACCTGCACGCGTTCACATGCCCTTGAATTAAGCATGCAATTTATAATCCTTTACCCGTTCAGCTTGAAGTTAAGAGGGTGGACTTTCTAAATCCGCCGCAGGTGTGCCTCTATTTAGAGTTCTAGACCATCCATTTTTTGCATCAAGGTTTATAAATAAAACGATATATAAACTTGAAACTTTTCAAATCAACAAAAAACCTAGAATTCCTGGCaaaaagaaaaatccacaaaaacaaAAGAACTTCCGTGTATAGAAAAGATTTCAGTTTCTTCAGTGGAGCTACAGATATAGAATAAGATTTTATGTTCAATAAGCTATATCATTTTAAGCATTGAAATTGCACCAAAAATCAAAAATATTTGTCTACACATTGCGGTTATAATGTCTTGGTGACCAGAAATTTTTTAAGTTTATAAATTGTTTTGGTTGAGAAAAAAAGAGGGAATCCTATATCCTATGTTTTCAATTCCTAAATATCTACAACTGACTATCTATTTTTCTAGCCATGCAACCATACCACACAAACAAGTTACGCATGCAAGTCATAAATTAGAATTTTTTTCATTACTCTATGCATGAAACGTTGCCACGTCATAATTAATGCATCTTAATTATTCATAGGTTATTTTTGCACCAGATTTTGTATTGACATTCATGGTATTATGAGCAAAAATTAAAGAAAAATAATCGAAGCTATATTCGAAAACACTGTTTGCATGAATAGTAAGGTCTTGATTATATTTTCTTCGCTACAAATACCATAGGTGTAATTACTTCATGAAATTTCACACGTGCATACATACAGTGGTGACCAAGTTTGATACCCCAAATTTTAGAAATTTTAGTTTTTTCTCTAGTATTTTTAAAATTTTACTATTCATGTGTGTGTGCATCTAACTATGTTCACGTGTGTATTTTCCCTCTTGTAGCCACCTATATTATGCAATCTATTTTTGCATGACTTTGAGTTCATTGCTTCTTGGTTGTATATATCACAATAAGTGTTTCTTTTCTAGGGAAAGGCAGGCGCTCAGCCCTAATTTTGAAGAAAATAAAATCCAACATCCATTAACTTTCACTGACCTGGATCTCGCCGGTCTTGATCTTGGCGTAGGTGCCGACGTCGACGACAGGGTAGGCTGGGGTGTGGATCTTCATGGAGAAGGGCCCAATGGCGGGCCGGCGGAGGCCGTAGCGGGAGGTGTCCCCGAACACGACGCTGCACATGAAGAGCACGATCCGGTCGATCAGCCACAGCGGCAGGTACCTGTATAGCGTCATCGCCACGTTCCAGATCTCCTTGGTCACAAGGTGAAGCTGCATGCAGCCACAGCAACAACAAATAATTAACTCACACGACCGCTGCCGCGCATTGCAGCCAATTATTTAGCTGTCGACAATGGTCTTTACTGGTTGCATCACATCACATGGTCCATCACTGAAAATACAGAAGGAGACATAAACTATCGGGTTAAACTACTAACCAAGTTGTTGATCAGGCACGTGAATGGGTGGTTTGCTATTTGCATCTTGTCTTTACTATTTGACCTATATAAGCGACAGAGACAGGGGTCATTCATCTGCTAAAGCGGGCTGCTGACCACAAGCGAGACAGCAGGATCCTATGTTGCTGTTCATCAATTTGCCACCGATTGCGGTTGGTCATTACGCAGTGGCGAGAATTAGTGGCTACCTACCCCGCGTGCGTGTGTGAGAATGAGATCTGTCGTTAATTATCCTGCAGATCGACGGGCTCCGTTGCGGCATTGAATAATCATGTTGTGCTGCTCCTGCAGCGATTTGTTGGCATCGATCCGGTCGAGATCAGGCTATATGTGGGAACAGTACAGGTGCATGGATCCAAATCCAAGGATCAAACGTCAAAAACTCCATAGGGTAGTACAATAAATTAGCTAGCTATGGGCTCTACGTGCATGCAGTGTCGATCGAGTGGGTACGGTGGCAGGCAGCTGGCAGCAGTCCTAGTGTCGCCTTCTTTCTTAGAAAAACCTGAAGGTTCTTGGACGGCAGAGGGCAAACTGACCAAGCTGTTGCAATGCTCTAACTGAATACTACTACTCCGATTTGAGAACGGCCGAATGGTTCGTTCCCGCAGATAGCAGGTGTGGCGTGGTTGCTGCAGTGGTAGCCATGCCGATCCAGAAGTTCATAACGGGCACAGCTCCCGATCTGCTAGGCCGTGACGTAAAAATAGAGCAGAAAAAAGAGCATGCATGCATTCACAAACAGGATCGATCATTCGGAGCCGTCCAGCAGCTCAACTCCTACATGCAAAAACGAACCACGCATGCAGCCATGCCCCATGCACACATGGAGCGCCAACTTGCCGTGTAGAGCTCGCCACCCTATGACTCGTGCGCCCGGCACGCTTGCGTGAGCCGCCACCAGGCGTGCCTACTCGTGCGCGCTGGCATAACGACACACGTGAAACAATGGGGCATGGTTTGGTGTATAATAGAACTGGCTAGTAGTGTAGTTGATTTACCTAGCGACTAAATCAGTTTTCTAACCTGCTAAAAAGTTGTTATTTTTTTGGCAAGTTTTGCCATCGCCAAATATTGTTAGTAGCAAAATTTTGGTAGCAACCAAACAAACCTTGAGTAAGAAACATTAAACATACCAAGTTAAAAAGAACTGAACTTACGTTAAGTAAGAAACACTAAAAACAACTGGCCTTACCGTGGACCCTTAATTAAGAAACATTAAACATGCTActtctagtgtcaaaaacgtttttatattattaTGGGACGGAGCGAGTACTTGCAAGTAACTGACCTCGCTGCGGACGATGATGGAGGTGGCGGCGCCGGCCTCGGCGAGGTCGTAGGCGATCTCCATGCCGGAGTTGCCGGACCCGACGACGAGCACCGCCTTCCCCTCCATCCCCTTGCCCGTCCGGTACTCGCAGGCGTGCATCACCTTCCCGGGGAAGCCGTCCAGCCCCGGCACCTCCGGCAGCACCTTCTCGTCGTTCTCCCCGGCGGCGGCCACCAGGTGCCTCGCGGCGTAGCGCTCCACCAGCCCCGTGGCGTGGTCGACGGCCTCGACGAGCCACGCGCCCCGCGCCTCGTCGAAGCGGGCCTCGCGGACCTCGCGGCGGAGCCGCACGCGGACGCCGAAGCGGGCGGCGTAGTCGTCGAGGTAGCGCACGAAGTCGTCGCGCGGGAGGTAGGTCGGCGCCGCGGGGCCGTGCGGCGCGTGCGGCAGCGCCGAGTGCTGCTTGGCGAGGTGGAGGCGGATGCGGTCGTAGGTGCGGTGCCGCCACAGCGACCCCACGCAGTCGTCGCGCTCCAGGACGAGGTTCCGCACCCCGCGCAGGGACAGGCACGCGGCGGCCGCCAGCCCCGACGGGCCCGCCCCGACGATGATCACCTCCTCCTcgtgctcctgctcctcctcccgtGGTTTCTCCCCCTCCGCCGCGTGCGCCATTGGCGATCCTCGGGGTTCACGCCGGGGTGACAGAGAAGGTGGGACGTAGGGCGGCGAGGAGTAGAAGCTAAGCGATGGGTTTTTTGGGGGCTTTATAGGAGGCGGGGTGGGTTGGTGGACGCGTGTCACGGCAGCTGCAAGCAATGGTGGACTGCCGTGGAAGGGTCCTCGCGGCGGTGCCGGGGCCCGCGTAACGCATTTTTAGAACGCTG encodes the following:
- the LOC123103794 gene encoding probable indole-3-pyruvate monooxygenase YUCCA11, which produces MAHAAEGEKPREEEQEHEEEVIIVGAGPSGLAAAACLSLRGVRNLVLERDDCVGSLWRHRTYDRIRLHLAKQHSALPHAPHGPAAPTYLPRDDFVRYLDDYAARFGVRVRLRREVREARFDEARGAWLVEAVDHATGLVERYAARHLVAAAGENDEKVLPEVPGLDGFPGKVMHACEYRTGKGMEGKAVLVVGSGNSGMEIAYDLAEAGAATSIIVRSELHLVTKEIWNVAMTLYRYLPLWLIDRIVLFMCSVVFGDTSRYGLRRPAIGPFSMKIHTPAYPVVDVGTYAKIKTGEIQVLPAMKAVHGNVVEFADGKRHPFDAIVFATGYRSTTKKWLKSDDGLIGEDGMARRSFPEHWKGENGLYCAGMVRRGLYGSCEDAESIAEDISKKKKKPHQA